The proteins below are encoded in one region of Micromonospora yangpuensis:
- a CDS encoding ATP-binding protein, which translates to MTPLRTSPPAPDAVEVQRWTLTSGAELRDLRVAIHRELTGNALVDGEQMHEVPEQMALVATELATNALRHGLPPTIVRLLRADDCLVLDVADHDLTPLPELSDTLPEGSGGRGLLLARSFSVDVGWYATETTKHIWATFPRRADHSTS; encoded by the coding sequence ATGACGCCGCTCCGCACGTCTCCTCCCGCGCCCGACGCGGTCGAAGTGCAACGCTGGACGTTGACCAGCGGAGCCGAACTACGTGACCTCCGCGTGGCCATCCACCGGGAGCTGACCGGCAACGCCCTGGTCGACGGCGAGCAGATGCACGAGGTGCCCGAGCAGATGGCGTTGGTGGCGACGGAACTCGCCACCAACGCCCTGCGGCACGGGCTGCCGCCGACCATCGTCCGGCTGCTGCGCGCCGACGACTGCCTGGTCCTCGACGTGGCCGACCACGACCTGACCCCGCTGCCGGAGCTCTCCGACACCCTGCCGGAGGGCTCGGGCGGCCGGGGACTGCTGCTGGCCCGCAGCTTCTCCGTCGACGTCGGCTGGTACGCCACCGAGACCACCAAGCACATCTGGGCCACCTTCCCCCGCCGGGCCGACCACTCCACGAGCTGA
- a CDS encoding magnesium and cobalt transport protein CorA encodes MTDLPTGGFGRRLDEHGAQGDSPAGPGAPGEPPAGPGDGLVDSAVYAAGRRLASPGSLAETYRCMQERAGSMAWIGLYRPGAAQIASLAREFKLHELAVEDAIFAHQRPKLERYGETLFVVLRAARYDDVHEVVEFSELHLFLGPRFVITVRHGEVPDLVAVRRRLEADAQVLARGPEAVLYAVLDQVVDGYAPVVAGLENDIDEIETEVFGGDPNASRRIYQLSREVIEFQRAARPLLGMIGVLAAGSGAYGADEELQRRLRDVSDHLTHVVERVDGFRHLLQNILTVNATLVSQQQNEEMRSLTAASYEQNEEIKKVSAWAAILFAPTLIGTVYGMNFEHMPELGWRFGYLFAVVLMGLVCGTLYRIFRRRGWL; translated from the coding sequence ATGACGGATCTGCCGACGGGTGGCTTCGGGCGTCGGCTGGACGAGCACGGTGCCCAGGGTGATTCGCCGGCCGGGCCCGGTGCCCCGGGGGAGCCGCCGGCCGGGCCCGGTGACGGGCTGGTCGACAGCGCCGTCTACGCCGCCGGCCGCCGGCTCGCGTCGCCGGGCAGCCTCGCCGAGACGTACCGGTGCATGCAGGAGCGGGCCGGGTCGATGGCCTGGATCGGCCTCTACCGGCCGGGGGCCGCGCAGATCGCGTCGCTGGCCCGGGAGTTCAAGCTGCACGAGCTGGCCGTCGAGGACGCCATCTTCGCCCACCAGAGACCCAAGCTCGAACGGTACGGCGAGACGCTCTTCGTGGTGCTGCGGGCGGCCCGCTACGACGACGTGCACGAGGTGGTCGAGTTCAGCGAGCTGCACCTCTTCCTGGGGCCCCGGTTCGTGATCACGGTCCGGCACGGCGAGGTGCCCGACCTGGTGGCGGTCCGACGGCGACTGGAGGCCGACGCGCAGGTGCTGGCCCGGGGCCCGGAGGCGGTGCTGTACGCGGTGCTGGACCAGGTGGTCGACGGGTACGCCCCGGTGGTGGCGGGGCTGGAGAACGACATCGACGAGATTGAGACCGAGGTGTTCGGCGGCGACCCCAACGCCAGCCGGCGCATCTACCAGCTCAGTCGGGAGGTGATCGAGTTCCAACGGGCGGCCCGACCGCTGCTCGGCATGATCGGCGTGCTCGCCGCCGGCAGCGGGGCGTACGGCGCCGACGAGGAGTTGCAGCGGCGGTTGCGGGACGTCTCGGACCACCTGACCCACGTGGTGGAGCGGGTGGACGGGTTCCGGCACCTGCTGCAGAACATCCTGACGGTGAACGCGACCCTGGTCTCGCAGCAGCAGAACGAGGAGATGCGCAGCCTGACCGCGGCCAGCTACGAGCAGAACGAGGAGATCAAGAAGGTCTCGGCATGGGCGGCGATCCTCTTCGCGCCGACCCTGATCGGCACGGTCTACGGGATGAACTTCGAGCACATGCCCGAGCTGGGCTGGCGCTTCGGGTACCTCTTCGCGGTGGTACTGATGGGACTGGTCTGCGGCACCCTGTACCGGATCTTCAGACGCCGGGGCTGGTTGTGA
- a CDS encoding magnesium and cobalt transport protein CorA: MPAKLRAFALTNAIGRWTNGSAAVRPRPRPPAPNGIPASTSRLVDSAVYTGGRRYASPASLAETYRCLHEQDAAMAWIGLYRADAGQIASLAREFKLHDLAVEDAITAHQRPKLERYGETLFVVLRAARYVDSREHVEFSELHLFLGPGFVITVRHGEAPDLAAVRRRMESDPAMLAMGPEAVLYAVLDQVVDGYAPVVAGLENDIDEIETEVFGGDPKVSRRIYELSREVIEFQRAARPLLGVLENLTAGFAKYGTDEELQRRLRDVSDHLTHVVERVDGFRHLLQNILTVNATLVSQQQNEEMRSLTAASYEQSEEIKKISSWAAILFAPTLIGTVYGMNFDAMPELHWRFGYLFAVMMMGLVCGTLYLIFKRRNWL; encoded by the coding sequence ATGCCCGCGAAGCTGCGCGCTTTCGCCCTGACCAACGCCATCGGACGCTGGACCAACGGCTCGGCTGCGGTCCGGCCGCGTCCCCGCCCGCCGGCACCCAACGGGATCCCGGCGTCGACCAGCCGGCTGGTCGACAGCGCCGTCTACACCGGCGGCCGGCGCTACGCCTCCCCGGCCAGCCTCGCCGAGACGTACCGGTGCCTGCACGAGCAGGACGCGGCGATGGCCTGGATCGGGCTGTACCGGGCCGACGCGGGCCAGATCGCCTCGCTGGCCCGGGAGTTCAAGCTGCACGACCTGGCCGTGGAGGACGCGATCACCGCGCACCAGCGGCCCAAGCTGGAGCGGTACGGCGAGACGCTCTTCGTGGTGCTGCGGGCGGCCCGCTACGTCGACTCCCGGGAGCACGTCGAGTTCAGCGAGCTGCACCTCTTCCTCGGCCCCGGATTCGTGATCACCGTCCGGCACGGTGAGGCCCCCGACCTGGCCGCCGTGCGGCGCCGGATGGAGTCCGACCCGGCGATGCTGGCGATGGGCCCGGAGGCGGTGCTCTACGCGGTGCTGGACCAGGTGGTCGACGGGTACGCCCCGGTGGTGGCGGGGCTGGAGAACGACATCGACGAGATCGAGACCGAGGTGTTCGGCGGCGACCCGAAGGTGAGCCGGCGCATCTACGAGCTGAGCCGTGAGGTGATCGAGTTCCAGCGGGCGGCCCGTCCGCTGCTCGGGGTGCTGGAGAACCTGACCGCCGGCTTCGCCAAGTACGGCACCGACGAGGAGCTGCAGCGCCGGCTGCGGGACGTCTCGGACCACCTGACCCACGTGGTGGAGCGGGTGGACGGGTTCCGGCACCTGCTGCAGAACATCCTGACGGTGAACGCGACCCTGGTCTCGCAGCAGCAGAACGAGGAGATGCGCAGCCTCACCGCGGCCAGCTACGAGCAGAGCGAGGAGATCAAGAAGATCTCCTCCTGGGCGGCGATCCTCTTCGCGCCGACGTTGATCGGCACGGTCTACGGGATGAACTTCGACGCCATGCCGGAGCTGCACTGGCGGTTCGGGTACCTCTTCGCGGTCATGATGATGGGCCTGGTCTGCGGCACCCTCTACCTGATCTTCAAACGCCGCAACTGGCTGTAA
- a CDS encoding IucA/IucC family protein, whose protein sequence is MNPVDAVAHLTPEHWATANRHLVRKALAEFAHERLITPTCKEGPLVQQKAITGGPSLQYEVGGDDGSVTYRFAARRLALEHWLIDPASITRWRGDEELPLDAVELCTELRGALGLTDEILPVYLEEISATLASAAFRLHRPAPDAATLSRADFQAVEAGMTEGHPCFVANSGRLGFGSHDQHRYAPEAAARVELIWLAAQREHSTFSCAADLDYDSHIRAELGEPTLARFAASMAGLGLDLADYHLIPVHPWQWWNKLSVTFAGEVATRRLVCLGAGEDEHLAQQSVRTFFNATSPHRDYVKTAISVLNMGFMRGLSAAYMAATPAINDWLAGLIAGDEVFRATGLSILRERAAVGYHHRQYEAATDRYSPYRKMLAALWRESPVPGLEPGRRLATMASLLHVDSAGGSLAVALIEESGLTPAEWLRRYLDAYLTPLLHAFYAHDLAFMPHGENVILVLEDGVVQRVIFKDIAEEIVVFDPDAELPPLVGRIQVRVPESERLLAIFTDVFDCFLRHLDAVLTGAGVLTGEEFWRTVAECALAYRDRVPHLAERFDRYDLFVEEFALSCLNRLQLRNNRQMVDLADPSAALQFVGTLRNPIAAYRPAPAPA, encoded by the coding sequence GTGAACCCCGTCGACGCCGTCGCGCACCTGACGCCGGAGCACTGGGCCACCGCCAACCGGCACCTGGTCCGCAAGGCCCTCGCCGAGTTCGCCCACGAACGCCTCATCACCCCCACCTGCAAGGAAGGGCCCCTTGTACAACAGAAAGCGATAACAGGGGGCCCTTCCTTGCAGTACGAGGTGGGGGGTGACGACGGGAGCGTGACGTACCGGTTCGCGGCCCGGCGGCTGGCGCTGGAGCACTGGCTGATCGATCCGGCGAGCATCACCCGCTGGCGGGGGGACGAGGAGCTGCCGCTGGACGCGGTGGAACTCTGCACCGAGCTGCGGGGCGCGCTCGGGCTGACCGACGAGATCCTGCCGGTCTACCTGGAGGAGATCAGCGCCACCCTGGCCAGCGCCGCGTTCCGCCTGCACCGGCCCGCACCCGACGCGGCCACGCTGTCCCGCGCGGACTTCCAGGCCGTCGAGGCCGGCATGACCGAGGGCCACCCGTGCTTCGTGGCCAACAGCGGCCGGCTCGGCTTCGGCAGCCACGACCAGCACCGGTACGCCCCGGAGGCCGCCGCCCGCGTCGAGCTGATCTGGCTGGCCGCCCAGCGCGAGCACTCCACGTTCAGCTGCGCCGCCGACCTGGACTACGACAGCCACATCCGGGCCGAGCTGGGGGAGCCGACGCTTGCCCGGTTCGCCGCGTCCATGGCGGGGCTCGGGTTGGACCTGGCCGACTACCACCTCATCCCGGTGCACCCCTGGCAGTGGTGGAACAAGCTGTCGGTGACCTTCGCCGGTGAGGTGGCCACGCGGCGGCTGGTCTGCCTCGGCGCCGGGGAGGACGAGCACCTCGCCCAGCAGTCGGTGCGTACCTTCTTCAACGCCACCTCCCCGCACCGGGACTACGTCAAGACGGCGATCTCGGTGCTGAACATGGGCTTCATGCGGGGGCTCTCGGCGGCGTACATGGCGGCCACCCCGGCGATCAACGACTGGCTGGCCGGGCTGATCGCCGGCGACGAGGTGTTCCGGGCCACCGGGCTGTCGATCCTGCGGGAGCGGGCCGCCGTCGGCTACCACCACCGGCAGTACGAGGCGGCCACCGACCGGTACTCGCCGTACCGGAAGATGCTGGCCGCGCTCTGGCGGGAGAGCCCGGTGCCGGGCCTGGAGCCGGGGCGGCGGCTGGCCACCATGGCCTCCCTGCTGCACGTCGACTCCGCCGGCGGCTCGTTGGCGGTGGCGTTGATCGAGGAGTCCGGACTGACCCCGGCGGAGTGGCTGCGCCGCTACCTGGACGCGTACCTGACCCCGCTGCTGCACGCCTTCTACGCCCACGACCTGGCGTTCATGCCGCACGGGGAGAACGTCATCCTGGTCCTTGAGGACGGCGTCGTGCAGCGGGTGATCTTCAAGGACATCGCCGAGGAGATCGTGGTCTTCGACCCGGACGCCGAACTGCCGCCGCTGGTCGGGCGGATCCAGGTACGGGTGCCGGAGTCGGAACGCCTGCTGGCGATCTTCACCGACGTCTTCGACTGTTTCCTGCGTCACCTCGACGCCGTGCTCACCGGGGCCGGGGTGCTCACCGGGGAGGAGTTCTGGCGGACCGTCGCCGAGTGCGCGCTCGCCTACCGCGACCGGGTGCCGCACCTGGCCGAGCGCTTCGACCGGTACGACCTCTTCGTCGAGGAGTTCGCGCTCTCCTGCCTCAACCGCCTCCAGTTGCGCAACAACCGGCAGATGGTGGATCTCGCCGACCCGTCGGCCGCGCTGCAGTTCGTCGGCACGCTGCGTAACCCCATCGCGGCGTACCGTCCGGCGCCGGCGCCGGCCTGA
- a CDS encoding deaminase: MAEIDVNQLRVVLTVDDFDAAVAYYRDTLGLPESAAFAGPDGARVVILDAGRATLELANAAQARFIAEVETGGTPTGAVRLAFEVTDVGAATDALTGVGARLVAAPVRTPWGSRNARLDGPAGVPVTLFEELAAGDGPAALVGQRVAELGGEAGVLARTVDLAQRHGAAGQLPFVAVVARAGTVVGAGVNTTLTDHDPSAHGEVTAIRDATRRTGSADLGGAVVYSSCEPCAICRTVAAAAGVREIVFAAGRHDVPAAIDATPEATGGLMDAVTARLPGIARRGEAGLSSAELVAPFEAYLAARAAG; this comes from the coding sequence ATGGCCGAGATCGATGTCAACCAGCTCCGGGTCGTGCTGACCGTCGACGACTTCGACGCCGCGGTGGCGTACTACCGGGACACGTTGGGCCTGCCGGAATCCGCCGCGTTCGCCGGCCCCGACGGAGCCCGGGTGGTCATCCTCGACGCCGGGCGGGCCACGCTGGAGCTGGCCAACGCCGCCCAGGCGCGGTTCATCGCCGAGGTGGAGACCGGGGGTACGCCCACCGGGGCGGTCCGGTTGGCCTTCGAGGTGACCGATGTCGGGGCGGCCACCGACGCGTTGACCGGGGTGGGGGCGCGGTTGGTGGCCGCACCGGTGCGGACCCCGTGGGGTTCGCGCAACGCCCGCCTGGACGGGCCTGCGGGCGTACCGGTGACGCTCTTCGAGGAGCTGGCGGCCGGCGACGGGCCGGCGGCATTGGTGGGGCAGCGGGTCGCGGAGCTGGGTGGGGAGGCTGGGGTGCTGGCCCGGACGGTCGACCTGGCGCAGCGGCACGGGGCGGCCGGGCAGTTGCCGTTCGTGGCCGTGGTGGCGCGGGCCGGCACGGTGGTGGGTGCCGGGGTGAACACCACGTTGACCGATCATGATCCGTCGGCGCACGGCGAGGTCACCGCGATCCGGGACGCCACCCGACGGACCGGGTCGGCGGATCTCGGCGGCGCGGTGGTGTACTCCAGCTGCGAGCCGTGTGCGATCTGCCGGACGGTGGCGGCCGCCGCCGGGGTGCGGGAGATCGTCTTCGCCGCCGGCCGGCACGACGTGCCGGCCGCCATCGACGCGACGCCGGAGGCCACCGGCGGGTTGATGGACGCGGTGACCGCGCGACTGCCCGGGATCGCCCGGCGCGGCGAGGCCGGCCTGTCGTCGGCCGAGCTGGTGGCACCCTTCGAGGCCTACCTCGCCGCCCGTGCTGCCGGGTGA
- a CDS encoding glycosyltransferase family 2 protein yields the protein MTIATNAPKISVVVPAYNPGPHIEKLISSLLRQSLPAEEFEVIVVDDGSTDETPARLDELAAEHPHFHVVHIENSGWPSRPRNIGIERARGEYVFFADDDDWFGDEALERLYACATEHDSEIVVGKMVGHGRGVPRELFRKNRFGVTLADAPLVDSMTCHKLFRRSFLLAHELRFPEGRRRLEDHVFVIRAFLLASRVCVLSDYACYHHIRRQDAGNVTAVRMEPAGYYTNLREALDIVDRYTEPGALRDRLHRRWLRNEMISRLSGKPMLEAPEDWVAEVAREVRDIITKRFAPGVAAGLPPRQRAVAFLAERGRLSDLRTLAEWETGVRASATLDRRDLAGHVLSVTVSGHLLSGDRPVTFVEADGRDLLALPVPEIDPDRVDSTVEVGRAKMDLLAWRKETKEEIFLPVETRTERVGVPDGPPGAFQLVHRSTATIDFGTFNSGRTQGQWVLKARIHNCGWTMDVKLPKPVRIPADGTAPVVPAAPKPVSLRQRIRSRLRSLISR from the coding sequence ATGACCATCGCTACGAACGCGCCCAAGATCAGTGTCGTGGTGCCGGCCTACAACCCGGGACCGCACATCGAGAAACTGATCTCCTCGCTGCTGCGCCAGTCGTTGCCGGCGGAGGAGTTCGAGGTGATCGTCGTCGACGACGGCTCGACCGACGAGACGCCCGCCCGGCTGGACGAGCTGGCGGCCGAGCACCCGCACTTCCACGTGGTGCACATCGAGAACTCCGGTTGGCCGTCGCGCCCGCGCAACATCGGCATCGAGCGGGCCCGCGGCGAGTACGTCTTCTTCGCCGACGACGACGACTGGTTCGGCGACGAGGCCCTGGAGCGCCTGTACGCCTGCGCCACGGAGCACGACAGCGAGATCGTGGTCGGCAAGATGGTCGGTCACGGGCGGGGCGTGCCCCGGGAGCTGTTCCGGAAGAACCGGTTCGGGGTGACCCTGGCCGACGCGCCGCTTGTCGACAGCATGACCTGCCACAAGCTGTTCCGGCGGTCCTTCCTGCTGGCGCACGAGCTGCGCTTCCCGGAGGGGCGGCGACGGCTGGAGGACCACGTCTTCGTCATCCGGGCGTTCCTGCTGGCCAGCCGGGTCTGCGTGCTCTCCGACTACGCCTGCTACCACCACATCCGCCGGCAGGACGCCGGCAACGTCACCGCCGTGCGGATGGAGCCGGCGGGCTACTACACCAACCTGCGCGAGGCGCTCGACATCGTCGACAGGTACACCGAGCCCGGTGCGCTGCGCGACCGGTTGCACCGGCGGTGGCTGCGCAACGAGATGATCAGCCGGCTCTCCGGCAAGCCGATGCTGGAGGCCCCCGAGGACTGGGTGGCCGAGGTCGCCCGCGAGGTCCGCGACATCATCACCAAGAGGTTCGCGCCCGGGGTCGCCGCCGGGCTGCCGCCCCGGCAGCGCGCCGTGGCGTTCCTGGCCGAGCGGGGTCGCCTCAGCGACCTGCGGACCCTGGCCGAGTGGGAGACCGGGGTACGCGCCAGCGCCACCCTGGACCGGCGGGACCTGGCCGGTCACGTCCTGTCGGTGACCGTCTCCGGGCACCTGCTCTCCGGCGACCGGCCGGTCACCTTCGTCGAGGCCGACGGGCGGGACCTGCTCGCGTTGCCGGTGCCCGAGATCGACCCGGACCGGGTGGACTCCACCGTCGAGGTGGGGCGGGCCAAGATGGATCTGCTCGCCTGGCGCAAGGAGACCAAGGAGGAGATCTTCCTCCCGGTGGAGACCCGCACCGAACGCGTCGGTGTGCCGGACGGCCCGCCCGGGGCGTTCCAGCTCGTGCACCGCAGCACCGCGACCATCGACTTCGGCACCTTCAACAGTGGCCGGACGCAGGGCCAGTGGGTGCTGAAGGCCCGGATCCACAACTGTGGCTGGACCATGGACGTCAAGCTGCCCAAACCGGTCCGGATCCCCGCCGACGGCACCGCTCCCGTGGTGCCGGCGGCCCCGAAACCGGTAAGCCTGCGCCAACGGATCCGGAGCCGCCTACGCAGCCTGATCAGCCGCTGA
- a CDS encoding serine hydrolase domain-containing protein, with amino-acid sequence MSTLRTELLPETRRALLHRLATGQVQGRAPSVVAAVVRDGGPAWVRGYGSVAGDAAVGDAAGGGVGGGGVGGGGVGGGGVGGGGVGGGGREPDGDTQYRIGSITKTMVATLVMRLRDEGRLALTDPLDAHLPGTAAGQATIATLLAHTAGLAAEPPGPWWERTPGSLRPELTDLLGTDGPLHPAGRRHHYSNPGYALLGALVEQLRGQAWGEVLRREVLEPLGMTRTTLLPVAPHATGWAVHPWADVLLPEPAERTGRMAPAGELWSTATDLARFAAFLLDGDERVLHPDTVAEMRRPASPPEAHDWDGGYGLGVQLLRRNGRLLAGHGGSMPGFVATIWVSVDEGLGAVALANVTAGFAVGALTAELLETVAEREPRIPAPWRPLPSVDPQVLALAGPWYWGPSPYVLRPLADGFLELMPLSGRQGRGTRLRPTGDGRWEGLSGYFAGERLRVERDATGEVTHLDLGSFVFTRQPYDPAAPVPGGVDPAGWQAG; translated from the coding sequence ATGTCGACGTTGCGAACCGAGCTGCTGCCCGAGACCCGACGTGCGTTGCTGCACCGGCTGGCCACCGGTCAGGTGCAGGGCCGCGCGCCGTCGGTGGTCGCCGCCGTGGTGCGCGACGGTGGCCCGGCCTGGGTGCGGGGGTACGGCAGCGTGGCCGGCGACGCCGCTGTGGGCGACGCCGCTGGGGGCGGCGTCGGCGGGGGCGGCGTCGGCGGGGGCGGCGTCGGCGGGGGCGGCGTCGGCGGGGGCGGCGTCGGCGGGGGCGGCCGAGAGCCGGACGGCGACACCCAGTACCGGATCGGCTCGATCACCAAGACCATGGTGGCGACCCTGGTGATGCGGTTGCGCGACGAGGGGCGGCTCGCCCTCACCGACCCGCTCGACGCCCACCTGCCCGGCACGGCCGCCGGCCAGGCCACCATCGCCACCCTGCTGGCGCACACCGCCGGCCTGGCCGCCGAGCCGCCCGGCCCGTGGTGGGAACGCACCCCGGGCTCGCTCCGCCCCGAGCTGACCGATCTGCTCGGCACCGACGGGCCGCTGCACCCCGCCGGGCGACGCCACCACTACTCCAATCCCGGGTACGCCTTGCTCGGCGCGCTGGTCGAGCAGCTGCGCGGGCAGGCGTGGGGCGAGGTGCTGCGGCGGGAGGTGCTGGAGCCGCTCGGGATGACCCGCACCACCCTGCTGCCGGTCGCGCCGCACGCCACCGGCTGGGCGGTGCACCCCTGGGCCGACGTGCTGCTGCCCGAGCCGGCGGAGCGGACCGGCCGGATGGCACCCGCCGGTGAGCTCTGGTCCACCGCGACGGACCTGGCCCGGTTCGCCGCGTTCCTGCTCGACGGGGACGAGCGGGTGCTGCACCCGGACACCGTGGCCGAGATGCGTCGCCCGGCAAGCCCGCCGGAGGCCCACGACTGGGACGGTGGGTACGGGCTCGGCGTGCAGCTGCTGCGCCGCAACGGTCGGCTGCTGGCCGGCCACGGCGGCTCGATGCCGGGCTTCGTGGCCACGATCTGGGTGAGCGTCGACGAGGGGCTGGGCGCGGTCGCCCTGGCCAACGTGACCGCCGGTTTCGCCGTCGGCGCGCTCACCGCCGAGCTGCTGGAGACGGTCGCCGAGCGGGAGCCCCGGATCCCGGCACCCTGGCGACCCCTGCCCTCGGTCGATCCGCAGGTGCTGGCGCTGGCCGGGCCCTGGTACTGGGGCCCCTCGCCGTACGTGCTGCGCCCGCTGGCCGACGGCTTCCTGGAGCTGATGCCGCTGAGCGGCCGGCAGGGACGGGGCACCCGGCTGCGCCCCACCGGTGACGGCCGGTGGGAGGGGCTCAGCGGCTACTTCGCCGGCGAGCGGCTGCGGGTGGAGCGCGACGCCACCGGCGAGGTGACCCACCTCGACCTCGGCAGTTTCGTCTTCACCCGGCAGCCCTACGACCCGGCGGCACCGGTGCCCGGCGGCGTCGACCCGGCGGGCTGGCAGGCCGGCTGA
- a CDS encoding peptidase inhibitor family I36 protein produces the protein MSMRNGVRYALTTLALTGTAVVAAATPAAAAPATGAVVIAAPATGAAGAARAAGDCPFSRTVCLFDQTGYQGTRFTASSTTSGGTCVSLVSHGFGDRARSVLNGGNSSAALFALDNCAGGPYQVAANSGIADLGTFRPNSVWVP, from the coding sequence ATGTCGATGCGCAACGGCGTGCGGTACGCCCTGACCACGCTGGCCCTGACCGGCACGGCGGTGGTCGCGGCGGCGACTCCGGCCGCCGCCGCTCCGGCCACCGGCGCTGTGGTCATCGCTGCTCCGGCGACCGGCGCTGCCGGCGCGGCACGTGCCGCCGGTGACTGTCCGTTCAGCAGGACCGTGTGCCTGTTCGACCAGACCGGTTACCAGGGCACCCGGTTCACCGCCTCGTCGACCACCTCGGGCGGCACCTGCGTCAGCCTGGTCAGCCACGGCTTCGGCGACCGGGCCCGTTCGGTACTTAACGGCGGCAACTCCTCGGCTGCCCTGTTCGCCCTGGACAACTGCGCCGGCGGCCCGTACCAGGTGGCGGCCAACAGCGGGATCGCGGACCTCGGCACCTTCCGACCCAACAGCGTCTGGGTGCCCTGA
- a CDS encoding SDR family oxidoreductase: MSQNQYESQDPQEQYRSPEEQSGGQQEPPGKTSRMPDEPDHGEESYQGTGKLTDRRAVITGGDSGIGRAVALAYAREGADVLFTYLPEEEEDARETVRLVREAGRRAVAVAGDIRDEEHCQAVIEQAVSELGGLDILVNNAAYQMAQEGGLLDITTEQLDRVFKTNLYAMFWLSKAAVPHMKEGATIINTASIQAYQPSFQLLDYATTKAGIVNFTKALAENLADRGIRVNCVAPGPIWTPLIPATMPEKKVESFGGDTPLGRAGQPAELAPAYVFFAAGESSYITGEVLGVTGGKPLS; the protein is encoded by the coding sequence ATGAGCCAGAACCAGTACGAGTCGCAGGATCCGCAGGAGCAGTACCGTTCCCCGGAAGAGCAGTCAGGCGGGCAGCAGGAGCCCCCAGGAAAGACCAGCCGGATGCCGGACGAGCCGGACCACGGCGAGGAGTCGTACCAGGGCACGGGCAAGTTGACCGATCGACGCGCGGTGATCACCGGCGGCGACTCGGGGATCGGCCGGGCGGTCGCCCTGGCGTACGCGCGCGAGGGCGCCGACGTGCTCTTCACGTACCTGCCCGAAGAGGAGGAGGACGCCCGGGAGACGGTACGGCTGGTGCGGGAGGCCGGCCGTAGGGCGGTGGCGGTGGCCGGCGACATCCGTGACGAGGAACACTGCCAGGCCGTCATCGAGCAGGCGGTGAGCGAGCTGGGCGGGCTGGACATCCTGGTCAACAACGCCGCGTACCAGATGGCCCAGGAGGGCGGTCTGCTGGACATCACCACCGAGCAGCTCGACCGGGTCTTCAAGACCAACCTGTACGCGATGTTCTGGCTGAGCAAGGCCGCCGTGCCGCACATGAAGGAGGGCGCGACGATCATCAACACCGCCTCGATCCAGGCGTACCAGCCCTCGTTCCAGCTGCTCGACTACGCCACCACCAAGGCGGGCATCGTCAACTTCACCAAGGCGCTGGCGGAGAACCTGGCCGACCGGGGTATCCGGGTGAACTGCGTCGCACCGGGGCCGATCTGGACGCCGTTGATCCCGGCCACCATGCCGGAGAAGAAGGTCGAGTCGTTCGGCGGCGACACCCCGCTGGGCCGGGCCGGGCAGCCGGCCGAGCTGGCGCCGGCGTACGTCTTCTTCGCCGCCGGAGAGTCCAGCTACATCACCGGTGAGGTGCTCGGGGTCACCGGCGGCAAGCCGCTGAGCTGA
- a CDS encoding TraR/DksA family transcriptional regulator has translation MNIDDPAVDQRRLADLRASLTAGYAAQSARLRELTELTADTGDPGAAYGHSALVAATRTSIEQINGALRRIADGSYGVCEKCAVRIPVARLEALPHARFCVPCQSKQHG, from the coding sequence ATGAATATCGATGATCCTGCCGTCGACCAGCGCCGGCTGGCTGACCTGCGAGCGTCACTGACCGCCGGGTACGCGGCCCAGAGCGCCCGCCTCAGGGAACTGACCGAGCTCACCGCGGACACCGGCGACCCGGGCGCGGCGTACGGCCACTCGGCGTTGGTGGCCGCGACCCGGACCAGTATCGAGCAGATCAACGGCGCGTTGCGCCGGATCGCGGACGGCAGTTACGGCGTCTGCGAGAAGTGCGCGGTCCGGATCCCGGTGGCCCGGCTGGAGGCGCTCCCACATGCCCGCTTCTGCGTGCCCTGCCAGTCGAAGCAGCACGGCTGA